GTgatggggaaggggggagggggagggttttaaaaaaatccgGCGAGAGCACTCCCAACTACACATTAGCCACCAAGTCGCTGCACTACGTAATACTAGCAGTACTTTACGGTTTCAGAACGCGTCGAACAGAAGCTGTGTGTTTTGGAATACTTCGGAAAACAGGTGAAAAGCTTTCAATGAATTGATGACATCATTCActtcaaataataaatttacttAATGACTTTGCTTTTATGCACTGGTACATCACATTGTGTGTTCACCTCTTACTCCTTTCTCTTActcattatttttctccttctcaGGCTTCCACGTGCCAAGGTCTCTAAAACTGgctattgttttgtttcttatgttcATTGACTGACTACTTTATGACTGCTTTTCTAACTGTTTTCTGGTGTCATTCTAGATGGTCCGGACAAGGGTGCCTCCTGCTATCGAGGAACGACTCTTACACCGAGTGtaactgcaatcatttgactcacTTTGCGCTTCTTATGCAGTTTGACAGGGGAACTAGTGATAACGGTTTAACTAAGGTAAGAATATTGCTAAGCATACATGCATTGATTTCATAAGGCACTAAGACTAGATAGCATCGGTGTGGTACTTTTTCATACATTTACATTAATCCAGCTATATGATATGTGGCCCTCTTCCGTTACAAGTATTGAATCACtgtttttgtattcatttcTAAGACTGACGAAAAAGCGCTGGAAATACTCACATATGTGGGCTTGTCTTTCTCTCTGGTTGGAATCACTTTAACGATCACCAGTTATGCTGTTCTTACGTAAGTACATGACATAGTTCCACGCAAGCATTCCAAAGCAAACCGAGGATAAAGACTTAACAAGAAATGATATCAGTTTAAATGTGCATAGCTAAGATTCCTCTAGGCAGCCAAGTCGAATCATGAAAATATAACCAGGCTTTGTATAAAATGAGGATAGAACTGATGTAGAATAAAATCAGTCATTTGCTTTTGACTAGAGACATGAGGGGGCCCTTATCTCAGATTCGAGTGAGTCTAGTCGCTTCACTTGGCGCAGGTCAACTTTTCTTCCTAACTGGAAGTGGTGCTGTTGAGAACAAGGTGAGATATTATATCAAACGAGAAGACAAGAATCTCTTTCGGTAAATCTTTATGACTTTCAACCAACTCTTAGctcaaatttttcattcctgTGCAGTCTGCCTGTGTTACAGTAGCAGCTTTTGTTCAATATTTCCTAATGGCCGCTTTCTGCTGGATGTTGATCGAGGGAGTTTATCTCTACCTGTTTGTTGTAAAAGTTTACGACATCAACGACAAGATGAAGGTTTCACATGGATTTTCATGGGGTAACTATGAATTAAAAACCCATTCTCTCTTTGATaatcttttgaaaagtaaaagatgaaGATTGCCATCATCATCTTagacatcatcatcatcatcgtttgACTCTGTTGTCCCTTCGAATTTCGAATCCACAGGTCTACCCGCTCTCGTCGTTTCCATATCGTTGGGCATTGCAGCAGGAACCGGGCCGGGGATTAAAAGCTATGTCAGTGAGAAGTtgtaagaaataaataatttttttggcaagcGATTTCTGTCACGAATcctgttttttttgctttttttttgtttttttttgtttttgttgttttcttgtttgcattgttttaaattttagtttttgtttaaaggttggcttgtttttgttgttttgtgatttctttgttgttttcagttGCAATCAAACATGGAAAGTACTGCGTACATGCATGgacaaataataattaattgataatTTATCGAAGTTTcgcataattaatttttattcagctGCTGGATGTCATCCTCTAACGGCATGGTCTGGATATTTGTTGTATTCGTTGTGCTGATTGAGTTGGTAAGTTAAATTcctaaaggttttttttttttttcattttcatctttcacgCTTTGCTTTCGGGTATCTTTGCATCGTGAGCATTTTCCCCGCCGCTCTTTTTAACCTCTTTGACTCTGTTCAATAGTTTtcaacaaaacatgaaatataTGAAGGATACATTTTGCTTGAGGTGAACCCTATCGTTGGGAGATGCCATTAGCGGTTACTGTGCAAGATTTTTAGGTTAGGACTGGTTCGAGTCTCTACCGGgttattgtattgttttgttgggCGAAACGTTTTGCGTTCACAATGATTTTAGCCATCTCCTCCCAGCTGTATAAATATTTACTATCGAATGGTCAAGGACACCAGAAAAATGTCTTGCAGAATGCTGGGGAAGGGGaagggttaaaattttgacGACCATCCGCTAAGGCAAATAGGACCACTTAGCTCAAGTGCAAACTCCTGTTTCCTTTAtgaagtttgattgtttttagattttggtttttttttttcattcttatcacttttTCCAGTTAAACACATTGATCCTGGTGCGAGTTATCAAGGAAATGACGATAATGCAGCATGTAAAAGACAAAATCAGCGAACAAATAAGGTAAGTATTTCAGCGGCGCCAGTGGTAGATTCATATAAGTCAATAGCCTCATACTTTGCTGCCTTATACGACTAATGTCAACTCACAACAATggtaaaagcaaattatcttgattttctttttttttcctgattttatAGGCTTGGTGTCAGGGCATGCGTGGTGATGATTCCTTTGCTAGGGATCACGTGGCTATTTGGTCTTCTTTCGCCCCTGCATAAAGCGTTTGCGtacattttcacaattttcaactCTACTCAGGTAAAATGAACACAGCTTTTAGGGATGAAATACGTGCTCATACGATACCAACGTAAAAGCAAATTCCACGGCAAGTTGTACTACCCCTTCCTTACAAGTTTACTAGGTGGTAAACTTAGTGTAATACAGAGACAAAGTAGAGAACTTGTGATTAATAGCAGTAAAGGTTTGGACATTTTTGCTGCCCATGTACGTTTAATAGTGAGAGGTTTATGGTTAGGGGGGGCTTAAAAGCACTTTGAATCTACTCAAGGCGTTAATGGGGTTTCTGAAATTGCGATTTAACAGGGCTTCTTAATATTCCTCCTTCACTGTGTGAGAAATCCAGAGGTATGTTATCAAATGTTGTTTTAAGTCTCTttgtaaactttatttttttgctcaGAGTTTTACCTGGCAAGGCTTCTTCTTTGAAATAAGACATTAAATTCGATGGTTGTATGTATGCGAAGCACATAGAGTTGTACAGTTCTTGAGATCGTTTTGATATCAACTTATTCATGCAGATTAGATCTCGCTTCAAGAGAAGGATCAACGCTGTCAACCCAACTGCAGATGAAGTAACAGGCGTTAAGCGAGCTTCGCAAGTAAATGAAACAATCAGCGTGATACTGCCAAGGAAATTGAATTTCCAGCCTCCTAATAACCATGAAAGTGGCTTTGGAATCTCTGAGATCTGAGTCGTCATCGTAGTGTTGTTCCTCAGCTTAAATCTGTGTATAtcttaaattaagaaaattttaggTAAGGACAACCAGCTTCAGAAGGCTCTGAAAGCTTTGTATCGACccgaaaagtaataaaagaacGTCTCAAGTAATCGGTATTTACGGTTTCCTCCTTGTGGAAAAAAGAGCATTGGATATAGTTGTGTTTAGAAGGTCTACATCCAAGGCATCAGTTTACAGAGTAATGAAACTATCATAAGCCACCACAAATTGTACGGCCCTCACCAAAAGGAAAACACGTTATGCATACCAATGGTAATCAAGATATTATTACTCTTAATAGAGGCAAgggtttaaaaaaagaaaacaaacaaacacacaaaaaactatggatatttttttctcttggcaGTCTCGCTTTTACCTGTGTAGTTGTTTTAGAATTTTTCCCTTGGGAGTGGCGGTTGAGAAATATCTCTTCATTAACTCTATGAGTCTCCACTCTGATAAGTCCGTTCCTCCTGAAACACGCACGATAGCTTGAGAGTTGAGCATCGGACTTTGAATTTTGATAATGCAACTTAATCCATTCAAAAAGCTTTCTCAATTTGTcacatgtcaaaaaaaaaaactttatttacttcctcatttaaaaatacatgattaataacattttaatgAGGAGCGTGTAATGCCTCGATCGAATCTTTTCGCGGaataacagaaagaaatttcaattaaTCGCGATTTAAGCCTTTTGTTGTTAACAAATGAACAATCAACCCTCTTTACGTTTGTTATTCTCGTGGTTTTAATTTCACTTGTTAAAATaccaacaaaagcaacaacagtGCTAACTTGTAGCAATTCTCAGAGAAAGATAAGTTTGCACCAATTATGATAATCAAACTATGATTCATTTATCCACCTACTTTTGCGTAAAGATATCACAAGAAACCAACCATAAACGGCTTATCTGAACGGGAAAAACTTCAATACAAGTGCTCCACCCCCTAAACCAGGGTGCACTTGTCGACCTTTTGCCAGAAAAGTGCGAATTTCATGCACtgaatcaaaaagaaaaaaatcccgAGGTAAACAGCGAAGTAATTGAGTGAAATGTCGGAACAGTCCCGCAGGGCTCAAAGCCCATTTACTCAATCGAAGTAGTCTGTTGGTGTTGGCGACGACGACTGgtctccctgaaaaccatgttacCACCAAAAATTCCAGCCCTCTACCCTCAAGCTTTGGATAAAAACTAGCTCGTAAGAGCCAAAGAGGActtgtgtgtttttttatgAAGATCCTGAAATTGAATAAGTAGGGGCATAACTCTTAATGAGGAACTGAAGCGTAATGGTCACTTTACTTCAAGGAAGCTTTAGAGGAATGAGAAAAAGTCTTGTTAGTTATTTTCGTTCGCTTCTTAGTATTTGAAGTTGTCCGAGGgcattcagaaagaaaaaactggcAAAAAGGCATTGCAGATCCATATTTATTCACATGCAGATCCATTttgaaacacaaaacacaaataTTCCcgcacaggacgaaatcacatgtatccgtatttctgaaacgtggcggaaacatgcaactccatgtttccgttatgtttacgtcTTACGGAAACGTGAAAATTAAAGTCTACGTGTTTCCGTCACGTTAACGGAACGGAAATGCCAAGTCACGTTTCCGTCATATTTAAGCCAGCACATTTCCGCTGTTGTTCGTTTCCGTCATGTTTCTGCAAACGGATTTGCAGTTTTTTGCTACATCTTACCAAAACacacacaggacgaaattgcaagaatccgtaaacggaaacgtggcagaaacatgttaaaccgttccggaaacacgacggataacctgtgtttccgttaccggtttcgtgacgttttctagcgtttccgttgctgcgtatacaacggaaccggaccactttttgtgcatgtttcCGTCAAGTTTCAGCTAGAGGAAACAAATGTTTCCGCAATCGTAATTTCGGGTTTACATTTGCGGAAACACAAGAAAACGTTGCGGAAACATGTCTTTTCCATGTTTCCGTTGACGTATTCCGGGCTACTGAATGGGTGATGGAACCTGCGGAAACACAAGAAACCGTTCCGGAAACTGAGGTCTGTTTCATGTTTCCGCTACAGCTTACGTCTCGGAAACGTgttaattcaaatttatcttaCCCTTGCGGAAACTTTCTAGCTTtggtaaaccttttttttccctctttctttcCGAAACGCACCCTTATAATGTTCATGGTAGGTGGAAAGTcttattaattaatttacagAACACCTCTTATCGCGTTTTCCCCTTCAGTCAAAGAAATACTACAGCTATATTTTGCCAAAGcgtcatttatttttcttccataaGATAAGGTTGTAGTTAAATAGAGCTTCAATTCATCACAGAGCCTACTATTCGTAAAATACTTGTAGTATATACATCTACTTTGGTCTCTATGTCAGACtgggaaagaaaacttttcaccATTTAACAAATCGCATTCCAAATTACTTTTGAGCAAATGTTACAATGGCTGTTCTGAGCACTATAAATGAAAACAGGCATAAAGTTTGCCAAGAACAATGAACGTCTTTATAGTGTTTTCTAAAATAATGTCTATTCTTAGGAACCTCTCAGTCCAATTATTCGGTACGAATTGCCCAACGAGGGCCATTGGTGGGGCAAGGCCGTACAGATGGCTCTTCGGTTCTGGTCAAACGTGCACTTGCACGACGCTGCTTTTCGCTAAGTCCTTCCAAATAGGCCTCGTccagttttgctttcaaattcttcagtttGCTTTTCTCCCACACCAGTTTACGTACTTTCCTTGGTTTCGGACCCCTAGATGAAGCAGGATCATCGTTGTCGCTTTCTTCCGATGACATGAAGTCGATGGCATTTGGCGaacagaaaatttctcttgcCTTTTCTTTGTCGTTGTCCGACAAGATAGCCTTCTCTAAGCTTGAAAGGCGTCTTGATAGTTTCTAAACGAtataaaaagagaacaaaagtgTCAAAAAATGCGCAAGGAGCATTTTGGCTATCACCAATGACACCTTGCTGTTACAAGATATACATGTACTTCCCTCTGGTAAAGattacacttttctttttcaacttaaaTTGTGAGTATTATACAAAACAAAGTGTATATATAAAAATTGATAAGTTTCTTTGACAAAGCAACACAATTAATTAAATGACATGTTATCAAGGACAAAATATGTATTTATCATTTTAAACCATAGAAAAGAGCTCGAATACAGGGATTCATTTATTAGAAATAGCTGTAATGCGATGTTGCATAGCTAGGATCAAGCTCAACATTCCTGAACATTTGCTTATATGGTTCTCAATCTGATACTTACTCTCTTTAATCGATTTTGTTGCTTCATTTGACTTCGATGttcttcaaactttttatttgtttttcttgttctgtcaTCCCGAAGAGATTTCCAGTATTGATGAACCGCGCCTAAAAATGATACAGTGCTGTTCATCACGTTTcatcaaaaataacaaagagcATGACCGTTTCATTTAACTAGCACAGAACGACAAAAAGTTTAAACAGCAGCAAGCACGCGCTTGAAAGCGTTCTCTATCTTTACTGGTAAAATACGTATTTCATTTAAGTAGCTATAGAGTTAGTTTCTATGGGATGATCCGGATCAAGATTGGTGATCCGAGACCATTAGGATCACTGTGCATCAAAGGAACTGGTGAATCCTTGTTCAGAGTGGATTTGACCATGATCCGAGTAATCTCGGATCATCCCAAATAAACGCACTCAAGTCAGTTTACTGTGCTAATATACGCTAACCCTAAACGTAGAGTAGTattgcaaaaagcgaaaaaaaggaaaccaacgGGTATTACTTGCTTGTGCTAAAAAACCAACTTACTCTTAATGACAGCCTTTGTCCACTTGTCCTTGCCGTACACTGAGCGGACTTCTTTTAGCACTCTCCTAGCCATAGTCTTATTTTCTGGGctattaaaactgaaaaaggtatAAGATAtcaatttaagaattttactCAGCTAAATTAAAGGTGTGAGAGCAAAACTAAATAGAAGCGATCACATACTGTATAGCCAATCATAAcggcaggtaatttagtgcaACAATCAAACAGCCAATGagataagttttcaaattatttatccgattgttgtttgttttgctttagaCCATGGCGAGCCTATTGCTTCCCTATCGAGaaatcttgtttattttataataacCCAAGGAAAGAGAGCACACTCGTAATGTCCTTGCTTAATTGCATGCATGCACTACCTACACTATGTGTTGCCCACAAGTATAAAATTCACTTAGTTATTTTTACGTTGCAAGCTAGCATGGCCTAAGATCTTGTTTAACAATAACTAAAAGCTCCTCCATCGTCGCCACACAACAGGTCAACTCTTTTTGAAGTCGAGGAAAAAGCGAATAGCTATTGTAGCCGGCCTACTACACCTCAGCTGTAACTATACATTAGCTCCGTTTTGTTTTACCTGACGCTCAAATCAAAGTTAAGCTGATTCTCCTGATCTTCTTCTTGTCCTTCACCCTTTGTTAGTTCCTTGCACACTTTCCTGACAGCATTcttgtatttttgtaaaataaataaaaaaaaacaatgtcaaaacaaactaaaaacagCAAGTTGATTATTAGCTGGAAGTtcataaaagcaaaattaattttaaaaatgccgtAGCGAATTGGGACTTTTAAAAAGCTGTCGCTTTTAACGTAACTTCCTCCTCGGATCGGAGCAAAGTGATCTAAGTGACTTTGCTCTGTGGAAGCAGCTCAATACTTCAGCTTTTAAAAGTTAGTTTACTTGCTTAATATAAAATAGAGCAAACGTACGTACGTCCCGCGCCTTCGGAAAAAGTTGAAAGCCGCGATAGCGATAATGGAAATGTTCTAAAGAAACTTCGGCTATTGGGGCGAGTTGGCCTTCAGTTGATTGAAATAATATCTGGATTACAAATTTTACCCGGCGagtaaaggaaaacataacAATGAAACAACGATAATAAACGGAATAAATCACTTTAAAATTTCCCGCAGCTCATCAGCTTGCCGCACACTAGCTGATTTTTCGTCGGCCTACTTGCGGGGAATTCAAACAAGTCTGCAACAAGATCGGGCCTTGTTACCTGGCTGTGCTAGTTTGGAAAATGTCTTGTCGGGCCTAGTTGTTGGCTACTGTGCGGTGGATTAAGACAACTTGTTGCACACTAGCCGACAATCGGCTATTTATTTTACACATGTAAAGCCAGCCAATTTCATGTCCGTGAACGTAGGTTACATAACCCGTCGGTACGAGGTGAATGAGTCTGGATTTTCACTGTCACATAGTTTTAAGTACATTAATGCGTGTAACCTGGCTTTATGTGcgtaaagtaaaataaagcaAACGCATCGACGACATACGTCTGCGGAAAAATTTGAATGTGGATCAACTTTTTTCCGCCTCACCGCGCGCGACGGTGTTCGCTGTTCGCTCGCGCGTGTCGCCAACAAGCGGGGCAATTTGGCAAACGTTTACAACACTGTCACTCTGAGTCTCTTCGATCAGCCGCACTTTGTTAACCAAATTTGTGACTATTTCTTGgacgaatttttaaaatgattgatttgCTTTTAACGATAAGATTTCAGCTAACCAATGAAGGAATTATTAAGCTTACCGTTAGCTTGCATAACACAAACTTCACACCTATTTTCAACACACGGTAAACCGTCTTGTGATTCCTGACGCTCATCCTTGACTGTAACTTCGAAGTTGCTTAGCcagaaagaagacaaaattacTTACCGAACACTCAGGATCTTTGTCTTTGGACTTCTCAAAGAGTTGCCTTCTCGTTTTTGTCGTAAGATTCGTTACTTGACTTTTCAGTTGCTGATTTTCTTTGCGGATCACCGAAACTTCGGCCAGCAATCGCCTCAAGAGATCTCGATCTTCCTGGGCAGCTCTCGGGGTTTCTTCACTAAGCACTGTCCTGTCTTCCATTTCTGCGTTGGCTGATTCCATGGTTTTGCTGAGTTGGagtaaaactgagaaaaaattggGAATACACACTAGAACGACGACTGGAAATCACGCGCAACTTGACAAATGCCCAACAATGCAAATTTCCCGCCTCGTCTCCAGTTTGACGCAGTCACCAGACAATTGTCGTCAATGGCAACAAACCCGTCTGCTGAGCCCGCAGCGGCATGCGTCGCCGAAAAGAGATAGATTTACGAGAATTCACAAGTTTGAGGAGAGAGTTTACGTCAAGTTTTTGGTTATTTATATTGGTATATTAGGTTATAGAACGCAGGAGTATCgcaaagaatgaaaagaaaaggtttaCACGGCGAAACAAGTGGTAAAAAGAGGCGATCAAGGTGTAGACAACGATGTCCTCACTGTCAGCAGTTACTTAGCAATTCACAGTACCACGAGCATCGTAAACGGTACTTCAATCCAGTACTCAAAGAATGGAAAACCGTGGCCGATCTAACGATAGTTAAAGCATCTATGCCTATACCAGATGTCCCTGGATCAAGCTCAAGTGATAACGAAGGTAAGCTATTGATACATGTGACTGCGTGCATTCGAAGCATTCAAAGCTAAGCTATTAAAAAAAGTCTTGGTGTGTGTTTTGATTTCACATGTTAATGACTCTTGTcatttacatgtgaaaacaacagcgcatttgtcaaaaaattgtaataaaaacCTGTAAGATCTTTGATTAGCAAACGACCCCAAAATTTATCAGGTCCATCCTTGACATGCACGTcaggtttctttttattttgaatttctattCAATTTTGTATAGGCCAAACAAGAATGAGAGTCATGTGAGAGTTGAAGGATGGTAAGTACATGTAAACACATAGTTATTGTAAAGAATACataattattctttttatgccaggtttgtttcatttaatggctTACAAGCAAATTGATTCTGACTGATTGGTattccaaacaaataaaattcagaCCAAAATAACATGGTTTTCATGCAGTGCAttatgtgtttgtttgtctACTGGAAACAAGGCTTAGAGAAGTCCTGTCTGGTCTTTCAGGATAAGTTTTTGCTGCTGCATGGTTGAGGGCCTGCTACCCGTTCCTCCTCACCAAGCTCAATAGTTGTCATGCAATCTGTGCAATTTCACTTCTGGTTTCCTTATCTTCTGCATTTCTGCTTCACAGCCAAATTTGTtgtttagttgtttgtttgtttgtgtgtatACCAGCAAGATGAACATATGTTAAAGTTTGCCACACGCAAAATTGagttttttcatgtaataatAAATACATCAAACACCAGAGACAGTGTTTCATCAAGATATCCAAATAAAGAGAAGAGAGTTAAAAATGTGATGCGTGGTGGGGTATTTTTGACGAAATACCAAGTGTTTGGATAGGCAATGAAACACTGTTTGGAGTGTTTGACAGCAAAATAATTAAGACCTGGGTATCCAAACTTCCTTTGCAgttatgattttctttgttttaacttGGTgaattgttaaattaaatgtGTTTAAGAAGCATACAGACTGCACATGAGTAGCCAGGAATCCAACTCAGTGCAGCAATGCCAATTCGTATTATCCTCAAACCTTTCTGCTTTCACAATAATTGATGCTGTTAGTTGTAGATGAAAAGAAATACTGATCATTCTTACAATGTAGGTCATTAAATGAACCTAATTGgcttaaataataattattttaattggtgGAATTTCTATAATCTACTGAAAAATGACTCAAACTGttagaaacaaaggaaacatttatagttacagCTGTCTGTATATCAATGGCTTTTTGGTGTAATTTAGGGTAGAAATACATGTAGAATTAATAACTGAACTATATAATGTATCTTGTAAAATAGATGGAAACATGGATTCATCCTATGAGCCATCTGTACATGTAGAAGATCTTTCTGGGAGTGATTCCGGTAAGGACTCCTTACCTGtgtgtatttattttatttgtttctttgagaaaaaatattGTTGACTTGAGTCATTGTGAGACTGCGCACTgaagttgtttgttttgccGTTATATCTGTCAATTTCTAacatgaataataataatattatgtAGAATTCAATGACAACACAAGAAAGAACAAGAAGTCTTAAAGTTGAGTGACAATATAAAAACTAATATGGTTTCCTCTCTTGTACTTCACAGACAATCGGGATGGTTCAGAAACTCGCGATGCAGCTCAACGGTACAGTTTTTCACTGAAAGTTATATGTCTTCATGCATGTGTATTTATGTTGTGGGATTAGTAAGCTGTACATCTTTTCATAAGCTTTAAGGCCCTGGTCAAACATTGTACTCCACATGAGCCAAATCAAATTATTGACTAGTTTTTTAGGGCGACCCAGATTACTTCAGATTGGCTGAATTGTGTCAAATGCCAATCTTATGTGTTGTTAGTTCTACGTAATTTTAGATAAAAGGCAGCGTTTAAATTCCCAAACAACATGGTGAACATTCCTGAAGATTGTTATACCAAAGAAATTCCCATTTTTTCTACAATTTCGTTAGAACTGCGAAGGCGGGATCGCATGCTGAAAAATGAGTTTGTGTAATATCGATTGTTGATGCCAGTCATTATCGACTTGGATTGCAGACCGCTTATTATTAACATCGCAAAAAGGTGCCCTGTAGTAACCATTTCAGCCTTTATTTCTCCGCTCCTAGCTGAAAACAAACCCGCATCTTGCATTTGTTCTAAACTCTAAAATATCTTTTGAACAACTGAATTTTTAGGTGTGGTTTATTTTTGACCTTATACTAGACTGTAGTTCTACTACCTGATAATGGAATTTTTTTCGGCTCATGTGAA
The sequence above is a segment of the Pocillopora verrucosa isolate sample1 chromosome 5, ASM3666991v2, whole genome shotgun sequence genome. Coding sequences within it:
- the LOC136281322 gene encoding adhesion G-protein coupled receptor D1-like, which translates into the protein MLKKNPLFWTKPFDDMLLHGILIIFGAMTVPTSARDGHCSRPNDTLGPSELNRSVCQQYVRKMPQQWHRMKCGNKTPTSIDKTCCRSWCEQLTSCFSQLPFWKEDCVRMWRCRENKNPRKQISIILTNTTDSSYLGRIKVKQCWARKPNFPTIKITPSSEFSNQKLVATILKEVMGSSGNDVNQEKMERAFLTISDLEEFIGNYAQKHLTQTVPKMYNSSEHADIMVRKIFHDNETGVQFEDDKGENYVSLPVTGFDKGSVVLCVIYKDLHKVFLKNQTDSTPLNRFSNILSATIWPRNNTFRKNVTLKFKNLANASNRSCVFWNTSENRWSGQGCLLLSRNDSYTECNCNHLTHFALLMQFDRGTSDNGLTKTDEKALEILTYVGLSFSLVGITLTITSYAVLTDMRGPLSQIRVSLVASLGAGQLFFLTGSGAVENKSACVTVAAFVQYFLMAAFCWMLIEGVYLYLFVVKVYDINDKMKVSHGFSWGLPALVVSISLGIAAGTGPGIKSYVSEKFCWMSSSNGMVWIFVVFVVLIELLNTLILVRVIKEMTIMQHVKDKISEQIRLGVRACVVMIPLLGITWLFGLLSPLHKAFAYIFTIFNSTQGFLIFLLHCVRNPEIRSRFKRRINAVNPTADEVTGVKRASQVNETISVILPRKLNFQPPNNHESGFGISEI
- the LOC131795235 gene encoding uncharacterized protein, whose translation is MESANAEMEDRTVLSEETPRAAQEDRDLLRRLLAEVSVIRKENQQLKSQVTNLTTKTRRQLFEKSKDKDPECSNAVRKVCKELTKGEGQEEDQENQLNFDLSVSFNSPENKTMARRVLKEVRSVYGKDKWTKAVIKSAVHQYWKSLRDDRTRKTNKKFEEHRSQMKQQNRLKRKLSRRLSSLEKAILSDNDKEKAREIFCSPNAIDFMSSEESDNDDPASSRGPKPRKVRKLVWEKSKLKNLKAKLDEAYLEGLSEKQRRASARLTRTEEPSVRPCPTNGPRWAIRTE
- the LOC136281265 gene encoding uncharacterized protein — translated: MKRKGLHGETSGKKRRSRCRQRCPHCQQLLSNSQYHEHRKRYFNPVLKEWKTVADLTIVKASMPIPDVPGSSSSDNEDGNMDSSYEPSVHVEDLSGSDSDNRDGSETRDAAQQDSLESDKSELGSSDEGRAVVKMRHGLCRF